From the genome of Muricauda sp. SCSIO 64092, one region includes:
- a CDS encoding AraC family transcriptional regulator, with protein sequence MKASYYKIIFDEETPFRCTYIDLPVFDHPWHFHPELELTLILESEGIRYIGDHTSSFKAGDLVLVGPNLPHLWLNDKKSLEDTVGRSRRITLQFPEDFMNRIFKDAIELQPLAQLFKVAERGISFSAETSSQIFPLLLDINKKRGLPKWAAVFNLLSQLTEADDYRLLASPGYLPKFTNRDCNLMNQIFRHIRNNIENKITLQEMADMACLTKPSFCRFFKQKTSKSFFAFLNEYRVNNTKRMLLDDKHLPIGLIAQKSGFPSVQHFNSKFKELNNGLTPSQYKKVNGL encoded by the coding sequence ATGAAGGCATCTTATTACAAAATTATATTCGATGAAGAAACACCATTTCGATGCACCTATATAGATCTTCCTGTTTTTGATCATCCGTGGCATTTTCATCCTGAACTGGAGTTGACCTTGATTCTTGAAAGCGAGGGAATTCGATATATAGGAGACCACACCTCCAGCTTTAAAGCAGGGGATTTGGTACTGGTAGGCCCAAATTTGCCACATTTATGGTTGAACGATAAAAAGAGTTTGGAAGATACCGTAGGAAGAAGCCGCAGGATCACACTTCAATTTCCTGAGGATTTTATGAATAGGATATTTAAGGATGCCATAGAATTACAGCCCTTGGCCCAACTTTTCAAGGTAGCCGAAAGAGGAATCTCCTTTTCTGCAGAAACCAGTAGTCAAATTTTCCCGCTATTATTGGACATTAACAAAAAGAGGGGACTGCCCAAATGGGCCGCTGTGTTCAATCTTTTATCACAACTTACCGAGGCTGATGATTACAGACTTTTGGCAAGCCCTGGCTATCTGCCAAAGTTCACCAACAGGGACTGCAACCTTATGAACCAAATATTCCGGCACATCAGGAATAACATTGAAAATAAGATCACGCTTCAGGAAATGGCGGATATGGCCTGCCTGACGAAACCTTCCTTCTGTCGCTTTTTCAAACAGAAAACGTCCAAATCATTTTTTGCCTTTTTGAATGAATATAGGGTAAACAACACTAAAAGAATGTTGTTGGATGACAAGCATCTCCCGATAGGCTTGATTGCCCAGAAATCTGGATTTCCCAGCGTTCAGCATTTCAATTCAAAATTCAAGGAACTGAATAATGGATTGACCCCCTCCCAATACAAGAAAGTAAATGGGCTTTGA
- a CDS encoding mannonate dehydratase: MMKRLLKTEKWANLPMRPGFGSFMHPTEEKLTLIKQLGVDDIILNMYRNNLIDTNFDSLPLPGDHQWEYKDLVMLRNIVENTGIRLLALENMPFSFYDKIMVGQPGREEQLKHVQETVYNMGSAGIPVLGYGWTPTGVWRSSTTYKIRGGAQSMSVNLEDFKTAPLSHGRVFSEDEMWDYYHYFLEGVLGVAEEAGVTLALHPNDPPVPSLAGVPQLFRSFKAYRKAMDMIKSENHGLQYCLGNFSAMGEDINSVTEYFAKEDKLVYIHFQTVSNSLAKGNTTLNEIFVDMPGYYDPVSVLKKLKEVGFSGMIMPGHVPKMIGDKSWEERGRSFTIGYIKGIMAALNCEG; encoded by the coding sequence ATGATGAAAAGATTATTGAAAACGGAAAAATGGGCCAACCTACCCATGCGCCCCGGGTTTGGTTCATTTATGCACCCCACGGAAGAAAAACTGACGCTTATTAAACAATTGGGGGTCGATGATATCATTTTGAACATGTACCGGAATAATTTGATAGACACCAATTTTGATTCCTTACCGCTTCCGGGGGACCACCAATGGGAGTACAAGGATTTAGTGATGCTTCGTAACATAGTTGAGAATACAGGCATCCGGTTGTTGGCGTTGGAGAACATGCCATTTTCTTTTTACGATAAGATAATGGTGGGGCAACCTGGTAGGGAAGAGCAGTTAAAGCATGTACAAGAGACGGTTTACAATATGGGGAGTGCCGGTATTCCCGTTCTGGGATATGGATGGACACCTACCGGGGTCTGGCGTTCTTCCACCACATACAAAATTAGGGGTGGGGCGCAATCCATGAGTGTCAATCTTGAAGATTTTAAAACTGCACCACTCTCCCATGGAAGGGTATTTTCCGAAGATGAAATGTGGGATTACTACCACTATTTTTTAGAAGGGGTACTGGGGGTTGCAGAAGAAGCAGGAGTCACTTTAGCATTGCACCCAAATGATCCACCAGTACCAAGTTTGGCGGGTGTACCTCAGTTGTTCCGTAGTTTTAAGGCATATCGAAAGGCTATGGATATGATTAAAAGTGAAAATCACGGACTGCAGTATTGTTTGGGTAATTTTTCCGCAATGGGCGAGGATATCAATTCGGTAACGGAATACTTTGCAAAAGAGGACAAGTTGGTATATATACATTTTCAAACGGTTTCCAACTCCTTGGCCAAAGGAAATACAACACTCAATGAAATTTTTGTAGATATGCCGGGTTATTATGACCCTGTATCCGTCCTCAAAAAACTCAAGGAAGTCGGTTTTAGCGGTATGATAATGCCGGGCCATGTACCAAAGATGATTGGGGACAAATCCTGGGAGGAGCGCGGGCGATCATTTACCATTGGATATATCAAAGGTATTATGGCTGCTTTGAACTGTGAAGGATAA
- a CDS encoding TlpA family protein disulfide reductase: MKYLFSFVLLILMVLACGSRTGEPKNTASPKTSAHLENPNISIQVDGFGAGPVYLIGFFADSQYRVDSTGMDANGKVVFQNDTPYKPGFYMAYFDNDSTLQLLVDKDQTFSMKTQANDLVKAMVVEGSLDNELLYETLKYEMGHQRKIQPITSRLKAIEETDLNYAYLKTQQEKIQQERQTYLDDIFSRNPNTFFTKFKRAGQNPIVTDIRRLDGTLDNATKVHRFRTQFWDNVDFSDERLLYTPVIANKLKRYMTRLTPQHADSINKTANHLVGKVLKYPEYFKFFANWITLNYEPSKTTLMDSEAVYVNMIQNYFTHDRAFWSDSTLIDALQRRAGEMAASLVGKKGPNVVSTDVNGKTRSILELKAPYIIVFMYNPTCDHCIEETPKLITFYEEWKGRGVDVFGIAIDTDDAEWRDYVAKSGMPWINVFDPTNRSIYGKYYVDITPEIYVLDPDRTIIAKNLQVHQIAEVINKDRTKREE; this comes from the coding sequence ATGAAATACCTTTTTTCATTCGTGTTGTTGATTTTAATGGTTCTCGCCTGTGGTTCCCGGACAGGAGAACCCAAAAACACTGCTTCCCCAAAGACAAGTGCCCATCTGGAGAATCCCAACATCAGTATCCAGGTAGATGGTTTTGGGGCCGGTCCAGTTTATTTGATCGGTTTTTTTGCCGATTCCCAATATCGGGTAGACTCTACCGGCATGGATGCCAACGGGAAAGTGGTTTTTCAAAACGACACCCCATATAAGCCAGGGTTTTATATGGCTTATTTTGACAATGATAGCACCTTGCAACTGTTAGTGGACAAAGACCAGACCTTTAGTATGAAAACCCAAGCCAATGATTTGGTGAAGGCCATGGTTGTAGAGGGCAGTCTGGACAATGAACTGCTTTATGAAACCCTAAAATATGAAATGGGCCATCAAAGAAAAATCCAGCCCATTACAAGTCGTTTGAAGGCTATAGAAGAAACCGATTTAAATTATGCCTATTTAAAAACGCAACAGGAAAAAATCCAACAGGAGCGTCAGACGTATCTGGACGACATATTTTCCAGGAACCCAAACACGTTCTTTACCAAATTCAAAAGAGCGGGACAAAATCCAATCGTGACGGATATCCGTCGTTTGGACGGCACTTTGGACAACGCCACTAAAGTCCATCGTTTTCGGACCCAATTCTGGGACAATGTCGATTTTAGTGATGAGCGCCTCTTGTATACCCCAGTGATTGCCAATAAATTGAAAAGGTATATGACACGGTTGACCCCCCAACATGCGGATTCGATCAATAAGACCGCCAATCACCTGGTGGGAAAAGTGTTGAAGTATCCTGAATATTTCAAGTTCTTTGCGAATTGGATTACCCTAAACTACGAACCTTCCAAGACCACATTGATGGATTCAGAGGCCGTTTATGTGAATATGATCCAAAACTATTTCACCCATGATCGCGCATTTTGGTCAGACTCCACCTTAATAGACGCTTTGCAAAGGCGCGCTGGGGAAATGGCGGCCAGTTTAGTGGGTAAAAAAGGACCCAATGTGGTGTCAACGGATGTAAACGGGAAAACAAGGTCGATTTTGGAACTCAAAGCGCCTTATATCATTGTGTTCATGTACAATCCAACCTGTGATCATTGCATAGAAGAAACACCCAAATTGATAACATTTTATGAGGAATGGAAGGGTCGGGGAGTGGATGTATTCGGTATTGCCATTGATACCGATGATGCCGAATGGCGGGACTATGTCGCCAAAAGTGGTATGCCCTGGATCAATGTATTTGACCCTACCAATAGGTCCATCTATGGAAAATACTATGTCGATATTACCCCCGAAATCTACGTGCTGGATCCGGATCGGACCATTATTGCCAAAAATCTGCAAGTCCATCAAATTGCCGAGGTTATCAATAAGGATCGGACAAAGCGGGAGGAGTGA
- a CDS encoding alpha,alpha-trehalase codes for MLDPESLKDAILTNFEQVQLKKTYVGWNGAHWDILYIQEPFALQLMIEAYLRHTGDHSIFDQKAAGSSVWEWMQRWVDELQDTYTNDLGLIDVGYNTEKIIEIRTDGYNHAVPITNTLTVDLLYTMSDWAALRNEKKLKQTYYKDAEKLQGQVDKYLWNETLGWFDNYYPDGTKGTIWTYHLFDLLGTDFLPDHQAYKLVSHLQEGEFLGKYGVYSIARRDTVHWDLIDSDWGGGGQYAGMPGRISRNLYQRGFAGKGWDVLKRNIRYIDHFPYLPQNPRIDTPEQDRSSMPLQISAGAGWEAIVFGTFGVKIEANQLTIKPFNHEDIGEAQLRNIVWQGRNFGIKLTRKTFSVYEDNTLLTTKFYGESVTID; via the coding sequence TTGTTGGACCCTGAAAGCCTAAAAGATGCCATTCTAACAAATTTTGAACAGGTACAATTAAAAAAGACCTATGTCGGTTGGAATGGTGCCCATTGGGACATACTCTATATACAGGAGCCCTTTGCACTTCAGCTTATGATCGAAGCTTACCTTAGGCATACGGGCGACCATTCCATTTTTGATCAAAAAGCGGCCGGTTCATCGGTTTGGGAATGGATGCAACGATGGGTGGATGAACTTCAGGATACCTACACCAACGACCTGGGTTTAATTGATGTGGGCTACAATACGGAAAAAATCATTGAGATTAGAACGGATGGGTATAACCATGCAGTCCCCATTACCAATACATTGACGGTCGATTTGTTGTATACTATGTCCGATTGGGCCGCGCTACGAAATGAAAAAAAGTTGAAGCAAACTTATTACAAAGATGCAGAAAAGCTTCAAGGACAGGTAGATAAGTACTTGTGGAATGAAACTTTAGGGTGGTTTGACAACTACTATCCAGACGGTACAAAAGGTACCATTTGGACGTATCATTTGTTTGATCTTTTGGGAACGGATTTTCTTCCCGATCATCAGGCTTATAAGTTGGTAAGCCATTTACAGGAAGGGGAGTTTTTGGGCAAATATGGTGTGTACTCCATTGCACGTAGGGATACCGTACATTGGGACCTAATAGATTCGGATTGGGGTGGGGGAGGCCAGTATGCGGGTATGCCGGGACGTATTTCACGTAATTTGTACCAGAGGGGGTTTGCCGGAAAAGGCTGGGATGTATTAAAACGTAATATCAGGTATATCGATCACTTTCCATACCTGCCGCAGAATCCACGTATTGATACCCCGGAGCAAGATCGCTCGTCGATGCCATTACAAATTTCAGCAGGTGCTGGATGGGAGGCCATTGTTTTTGGAACTTTTGGGGTGAAAATTGAAGCAAACCAACTGACCATAAAGCCTTTTAACCACGAAGATATTGGGGAAGCCCAATTACGAAATATTGTTTGGCAAGGTAGGAACTTTGGTATCAAGCTCACTCGAAAAACCTTCTCGGTTTATGAAGACAACACGCTCTTGACCACAAAGTTTTACGGGGAATCCGTAACCATAGACTAA
- a CDS encoding type IX secretion system membrane protein PorP/SprF, giving the protein MKPKITLIFIFSYAILGNAQQYNEAERIEYSQYMYNSFTVNPGMTGMEGTPNFTINYRSELLRDFNHYKRESAMFSLPSKRKNMAFGFSIINDEYDDMQHTYFDLATAYDLKLNEKSNLSFGIKVRGNLLDHRFPESNSQPLQDFYNSLVNRFVFNIGAGAVYSDDWFFVGLSVPSFLNTVHYDISELQVDTRQLPILFNTGYVFLLSNDISFMPMFYTRIQNEESTDIDISTNFLFQDKFGLNVVYRWDDHYGVFANFQILDAVMISLGYGNQTSLRTEGLAANDGIFQITLRYENILKRGGKLFTRF; this is encoded by the coding sequence ATGAAACCCAAAATCACACTCATTTTCATTTTTAGTTACGCAATCCTGGGAAATGCACAACAATACAATGAGGCGGAACGGATTGAATACTCGCAGTACATGTACAACTCTTTTACGGTAAATCCCGGAATGACGGGGATGGAAGGAACACCCAATTTTACCATTAATTACCGCTCTGAGCTACTTCGGGACTTTAACCACTACAAAAGGGAATCTGCCATGTTCAGTTTGCCCTCCAAAAGAAAGAACATGGCGTTCGGGTTTTCCATCATAAATGATGAGTATGATGATATGCAACATACGTACTTTGATCTTGCCACCGCTTATGATCTTAAACTGAACGAAAAATCGAACTTGTCATTCGGGATAAAAGTCAGGGGCAATTTATTGGACCATCGTTTTCCTGAATCCAATTCCCAACCTTTGCAGGATTTTTACAATAGCTTGGTCAATAGGTTCGTATTCAACATTGGGGCAGGTGCCGTATATAGTGATGACTGGTTCTTTGTAGGCCTTTCCGTCCCCAGCTTTTTAAATACCGTACATTACGATATTTCCGAGCTCCAGGTCGATACCCGACAACTCCCCATCTTATTTAACACCGGGTATGTTTTTCTATTGAGCAACGATATCTCTTTTATGCCCATGTTTTATACCCGTATTCAAAATGAGGAAAGCACCGATATTGATATTTCCACCAACTTTTTATTTCAAGACAAGTTTGGACTCAATGTGGTATATCGATGGGATGACCACTATGGGGTGTTTGCCAATTTTCAGATCTTGGACGCCGTCATGATAAGCCTTGGCTATGGCAATCAAACCAGTTTAAGGACCGAAGGCCTGGCCGCCAATGATGGTATTTTTCAAATCACCTTGCGCTATGAAAATATATTGAAAAGGGGCGGGAAATTGTTTACCCGTTTTTGA
- a CDS encoding S8 family peptidase produces MKKLNCTLILLFCFLFNYSQEHYYWYKNQKIPLKINTGKHYLTFLSNSGQQQMASSLGIESSKIVRFGTLDASTNINEDITVGKFTNWCFMEGSAPTGIQKNREITYTSPFFFTEDGIEAGLSHLFYVKLKESKDIKLLQEMAEKYGVRLIGTNVYMPLWVTLSCSKDSKGNALEMANLFYESGKFSASQPDLMTDDGWLCTNDPSFNNQWGLLNTGQHGGNGFFDINYCGARQISTGDAGITVAVLDEGVEMNHPDLPNMHPISFDTTTSTSPSLVRGAHGTAVAGIIGANDNTIGVTGIAPDCQIMSISNRLSPSPASRMRRADGINFAVNNGADVINNSWGSPVRYPVIDDAITNAFTNGRGGRGCVVVFGAGNDNGSVNYPANSNNDILTVGAMSPCGERKNPNSCDGENYWGSSFGSTLDVMAPGVLIPTTDEQGSDGYNTATGVAGNYNQTFTGTSAAAPHVAGLAALILSVNPDIDFSEVNNIIESTAQKVGGYTYTTTSGRQNGIWDHEMGYGLINAEAALQKASFSINGANGFCPSTSFSISPEPGNGVTVSWSVSPSNAGTFSTNGQATTFTRSGSFTGQATISAQIVGDRTVTVTKVVKVEITPINSIDFSNGYDGQDYFCTSHYGNTYRIYPNRPNTTYQYRLRRYPNLNVVYTSPTGQFNTGTITYIPPTGFYEFQVRSTNPCGSSTWAGYEVEYIDCSQGGGEFLFSVSPNPASSAINITPLLEKMSSESELLDGPDEITLTLFDFSGQPVQTRTTMSNLESKMDVSLLRKGMYFLKIVGRKENETHQVVIE; encoded by the coding sequence ATGAAAAAACTAAACTGCACGCTCATACTTTTATTTTGTTTCCTTTTCAACTATTCCCAGGAACATTACTACTGGTATAAGAATCAAAAAATACCTTTAAAGATTAATACGGGAAAGCACTATTTAACATTTTTGAGTAATTCAGGTCAACAGCAAATGGCCAGTTCTTTGGGGATTGAATCCTCAAAGATTGTACGTTTTGGTACGTTGGATGCTTCGACCAACATCAACGAGGACATAACGGTTGGCAAGTTCACGAACTGGTGCTTTATGGAAGGTTCCGCTCCAACCGGAATTCAAAAAAATCGCGAAATTACATACACTTCCCCGTTCTTTTTTACCGAGGACGGTATTGAAGCTGGTCTATCACACCTTTTCTATGTAAAACTAAAGGAATCGAAGGATATAAAGCTCCTTCAAGAAATGGCGGAGAAATATGGTGTAAGGCTGATTGGGACTAACGTTTATATGCCATTGTGGGTCACTCTTTCGTGTTCCAAGGATTCAAAGGGAAATGCACTTGAAATGGCGAACCTATTTTATGAAAGTGGTAAGTTTTCCGCATCACAGCCCGATTTGATGACCGATGATGGCTGGCTATGTACCAATGATCCATCATTCAATAATCAGTGGGGGTTGCTCAATACTGGGCAACATGGTGGCAACGGATTTTTTGACATCAACTATTGTGGGGCCAGACAGATTTCTACGGGAGATGCCGGTATTACCGTTGCCGTTCTTGATGAGGGTGTTGAAATGAACCATCCTGATCTACCAAACATGCACCCCATAAGCTTTGATACGACAACCTCGACCTCTCCCAGTTTAGTACGGGGAGCTCATGGTACTGCCGTTGCTGGAATAATTGGTGCGAACGATAACACCATAGGTGTCACGGGTATCGCCCCGGATTGTCAGATCATGTCTATAAGTAATCGGTTGAGTCCATCGCCAGCCAGCCGTATGCGAAGGGCCGATGGCATCAATTTTGCCGTTAACAATGGTGCGGACGTGATCAATAACTCTTGGGGATCTCCTGTACGATATCCAGTCATTGACGATGCCATTACCAATGCATTCACCAATGGAAGGGGTGGCAGGGGTTGCGTTGTGGTTTTCGGCGCAGGTAATGATAATGGGAGTGTCAATTACCCTGCAAACTCGAACAACGATATTTTAACGGTCGGTGCGATGAGCCCTTGTGGGGAAAGGAAAAATCCAAATTCATGTGATGGCGAAAATTATTGGGGGTCCAGTTTTGGCTCAACATTGGATGTTATGGCCCCAGGTGTATTGATCCCTACTACCGATGAACAAGGAAGTGATGGGTATAACACCGCGACGGGTGTAGCAGGGAACTATAATCAAACTTTCACGGGCACATCTGCCGCTGCGCCCCATGTAGCCGGATTGGCCGCATTGATACTTTCCGTGAACCCTGATATTGATTTTTCAGAGGTCAACAACATTATTGAGAGTACGGCACAAAAAGTTGGGGGATATACTTATACCACAACAAGTGGAAGACAAAATGGTATATGGGACCATGAGATGGGCTATGGCCTTATAAATGCCGAAGCAGCCTTGCAGAAGGCAAGTTTTAGCATCAATGGTGCAAACGGTTTTTGTCCTTCCACAAGTTTTTCCATCAGTCCGGAACCGGGCAATGGGGTAACAGTTAGCTGGTCGGTCAGCCCCTCTAATGCCGGAACGTTTTCGACAAACGGACAGGCCACTACTTTTACCAGAAGTGGCAGTTTTACTGGACAGGCCACCATTAGTGCACAAATAGTTGGTGATAGAACGGTAACGGTCACAAAAGTTGTCAAAGTTGAAATAACTCCTATAAATAGCATAGACTTTTCCAATGGTTATGACGGTCAGGATTATTTTTGCACAAGCCATTATGGCAATACCTATCGAATTTATCCCAATAGGCCCAATACGACCTATCAATATAGGCTTCGGAGGTATCCGAACCTAAACGTGGTCTACACCTCTCCTACAGGACAATTCAATACGGGAACCATAACCTATATTCCACCAACAGGATTCTATGAATTCCAGGTGAGGTCTACGAATCCTTGTGGGTCAAGTACATGGGCTGGCTATGAAGTTGAATATATCGATTGTAGCCAAGGTGGTGGAGAGTTTTTGTTTTCCGTTTCGCCAAATCCTGCATCATCCGCAATCAATATAACTCCATTGTTAGAAAAAATGTCCTCGGAATCCGAACTTCTTGACGGTCCCGATGAAATTACACTGACCCTATTCGACTTCAGTGGCCAGCCTGTACAAACCCGAACGACAATGTCCAATTTGGAAAGCAAAATGGACGTATCCCTCTTGAGAAAGGGAATGTATTTCTTAAAGATTGTGGGTAGGAAAGAAAACGAGACCCATCAGGTGGTCATTGAGTAA